The following are from one region of the Methanomassiliicoccales archaeon LGM-DZ1 genome:
- a CDS encoding 3'-5' exonuclease, whose translation MTRIFVVDTETTGLDGVPAGDLVLDIGIVRADTVTGEVLPAYSKIVGYNVDDWDYAKRNAWIFGHSDLTLDDVRDGVPVSCVSEDVRTLLAGSIATAYNIPFDFGKFLRYRPWAVSCHLAPDIMVAAHNLVDGEYEFEDGSTSWPRLEKAYSQLCPTDPAGLNGVQKHRALSDAMAAAHVMLRLVNDGIYPREVTA comes from the coding sequence TTGACGCGGATCTTCGTCGTCGACACCGAGACCACCGGACTCGACGGCGTCCCCGCCGGGGACCTGGTGCTCGACATCGGGATCGTCCGTGCCGACACCGTCACAGGCGAGGTTCTGCCCGCCTACTCCAAAATCGTCGGCTACAACGTGGACGACTGGGACTATGCGAAGCGCAATGCGTGGATCTTCGGCCACTCGGATCTGACCCTGGACGACGTCAGGGACGGAGTCCCTGTTTCCTGCGTCTCCGAGGATGTGCGCACGCTCCTTGCCGGCAGCATCGCCACTGCGTACAACATCCCCTTCGACTTCGGCAAATTTTTGCGCTACAGGCCCTGGGCCGTCAGCTGCCATCTCGCCCCGGACATCATGGTCGCCGCCCACAATCTCGTCGACGGGGAGTACGAGTTCGAGGATGGCTCGACGTCTTGGCCGAGGCTGGAGAAGGCATACTCGCAGCTCTGCCCGACCGACCCCGCGGGTCTGAACGGGGTCCAGAAGCACCGCGCCCTGTCCGACGCCATGGCCGCCGCCCACGTCATGCTGCGCCTGGTCAATGATGGAATCTACCCGAGGGAGGTGACGGCATGA
- a CDS encoding PIN domain-containing protein codes for MAGAQGEGAQEMKGRIRPKKERVAPDTNIIVSVLKREPTSKVSKKALNKMKHRDHFILLGTVYDEIGVSKSSRLNKDEKKRFRNFSEKNRSKVIRKDSSKTDIERYKSVKGNDRKVLDEAKKSNVDRIVTMDKKFSRNDGKYGIKLSSPSEYLKKFKRKK; via the coding sequence ATGGCTGGAGCACAGGGCGAAGGGGCGCAGGAAATGAAGGGAAGGATACGTCCGAAGAAAGAAAGAGTTGCGCCCGACACCAACATCATTGTGTCTGTTTTGAAAAGAGAGCCAACGTCTAAAGTATCGAAAAAAGCGCTCAATAAGATGAAACATCGCGACCATTTCATTCTATTGGGAACCGTGTATGATGAGATTGGGGTAAGCAAATCAAGCAGATTGAACAAAGATGAGAAAAAACGTTTCAGAAATTTTTCAGAAAAGAATCGCAGCAAGGTTATCCGGAAAGATTCAAGCAAAACGGACATTGAAAGATACAAGTCTGTCAAGGGGAACGATCGCAAAGTACTGGATGAAGCAAAGAAATCGAATGTGGACAGGATCGTCACGATGGACAAGAAATTCTCTCGCAATGATGGAAAATACGGAATCAAATTGTCCTCGCCTAGCGAATATCTGAAGAAATTCAAGAGGAAGAAGTAA